In the genome of Daucus carota subsp. sativus chromosome 9, DH1 v3.0, whole genome shotgun sequence, the window TATTCACGTTGATCTCAAAGAACATATGAAGAGCCATCAATAGTTCTCGGTCCTTATGATTTTCCTGTATTGAAGTTGACATTAACCAACTCAGCGGCAGCACGTGCAGAAGCTGATGCACGCTCTGCAGCAGCAATAGCTTCTTGAGCTTTCTGCAAGACATCTGACGGCTGTGATCCTCTTTCCTCCTTGAATCCAGTGTTTGGTCCTATCTTTGGGCTCTTAATTGATGTTTGACTTCCATTTTGACCAACAAGAGATGTGTTCCTGGAAGTTTTGGGAGATCTAGACTCTGAGTTCCCATGTCTATTATTCAAGGACATGTTGGAATATAAAAGACTAGGAGTATCACGAGTATCAGGTTTAGATTGATCTTCAGAGGCTAAATTTCCAATAGCTATCGGCTTTGGTCCATTCTACAGAATGAAAACATTATTTGTCGGGGGAAAGGAACACAACAAAGGTGGTTGTAATTACTGAAATTTTGAATATAGAGCAGTTCATGTTCAGATAAAATATTACTGAAGAGAAAATAGTATATTTCATGCAATCTAATACAGCACATGCAGAActgctaaatttttattcagcaATAGCATAATTTCATGAATATTATGTATTTGATGTAAAATTTGCCCACAAGTATGACTTCCGGGTTATATACCTATAGTTCTAAACCTTTGCCATTTCTCTAAACCTCATAAGTTTACTTGCGTTATATTAATTTACTACACTATAATATGGATTGTTGTACACTCACAGGATATGTTACCTGAACTCATCTAGAGAGTTGGACAtgattcaatttttatttcatgTTTTTCAGTTTTTGGCCTAAAATGAAGTGTCGGAGTGTCCATACCCATATCCGAGTGTCTAACAAGAGCCACAACGATTACTCTGTAAGAAACAATCCAGGTGATATAGCCCATTGGCCTCTTCGAGCACCACCTTCCTTTTACATAATTCAATGGTAACTATGACCTAAACAGGATATTGCCAACTATAAAACTGGTGCCAGTACTGGATTATTATGAGAAACTAATCTTGACATAAGTCCTGTGATTATGTTCACCTTTCAAAATAATAAGCACCTATTGAGTAATCTCATATAGAGTGTGCAGGAGAAAGCAAGACACATACCAGAAGATCCTCTGGCTTTTTACTGAATTCAGCTTCAGATTTGGAAGAATCCCATACAACATTGTGTTCTTGTGCAATATCCTTTAATACCTTGAGTCTTATTGCACCTGGCGGAGTACTAACTGAAAGCTTCTCAATTA includes:
- the LOC108200184 gene encoding uncharacterized protein LOC108200184; its protein translation is MLNQLFSRGLLGPKCKTCLTLAISRMKLLQNKRDVQLKLMRKEIAQFLQAGQESIARIRVEHVIREQNIWAAYEILEMFCEFILARVPILESQRECPSELREAVASIIFAAPRCSDIPDLLQVRNLFAAKYGKEFIAAASELRPDTSVNRTIIEKLSVSTPPGAIRLKVLKDIAQEHNVVWDSSKSEAEFSKKPEDLLNGPKPIAIGNLASEDQSKPDTRDTPSLLYSNMSLNNRHGNSESRSPKTSRNTSLVGQNGSQTSIKSPKIGPNTGFKEERGSQPSDVLQKAQEAIAAAERASASARAAAELVNVNFNTGKS